A genomic region of Luteibacter aegosomatissinici contains the following coding sequences:
- a CDS encoding FKBP-type peptidyl-prolyl cis-trans isomerase, protein MQAGKDKVISFHYTLSVNGEKVESSIEGGDPLWILLGHGQLIPGMEAGLEGKSEGDKFDLEIAPEQGYGERREGATQRVPKKYFPNQGKGLKAGDTTILTLKEGGRQAVVVQKVGSSVVDIDTNHPMAGKTLTFNIDVQSVRDASEEEIAHGHAHPNGDGAH, encoded by the coding sequence ATGCAGGCTGGCAAGGACAAGGTCATCTCGTTCCACTACACCCTCTCCGTCAACGGCGAGAAGGTCGAAAGCTCGATCGAGGGCGGCGATCCGTTGTGGATCCTGCTGGGCCACGGCCAGCTCATCCCGGGTATGGAAGCCGGCCTGGAAGGTAAGTCCGAGGGCGACAAGTTCGACCTGGAAATCGCCCCGGAGCAGGGCTACGGCGAGCGTCGCGAAGGCGCCACCCAGCGCGTGCCGAAGAAGTACTTCCCGAACCAGGGCAAGGGCCTGAAGGCCGGCGACACCACCATCCTCACCCTGAAGGAAGGTGGCCGCCAGGCAGTCGTTGTTCAGAAGGTCGGTTCCAGCGTGGTCGATATCGATACCAACCACCCGATGGCCGGCAAGACCCTCACCTTCAACATCGACGTGCAGTCGGTGCGCGATGCTTCCGAAGAAGAGATCGCCCACGGCCACGCCCACCCGAACGGCGACGGCGCACACTGA
- the fghA gene encoding S-formylglutathione hydrolase: protein MAAIETVSEQRCFGGVQGFYTHASEVCGGPMKFAVYLPPAAENGPVPVLWFLAGLTCTAETFTIKAGAQRLAAELGLALVMPDTSPRDTQIAGATGDWEFGEGAGFYLDATQAPWSARFRMYSYLVDELPRLVQERFPVDMGRQGIFGHSMGGHGALTLALRNPGRYRSLSAFAPIVAPAQVPWGQKAFPRYLGDDKKAWRRHDATALIEDGARFSGTILIDQGEADGFLVNQLQPQRFEAACEDAKQPLDLRMHAGYDHSYYFIQSFVEDHLRHHAKVLAA, encoded by the coding sequence ATGGCGGCGATCGAGACGGTGTCGGAGCAGCGCTGCTTCGGGGGTGTACAGGGCTTTTACACGCATGCCTCCGAGGTATGCGGCGGGCCCATGAAGTTTGCCGTTTACCTGCCGCCAGCGGCGGAAAACGGCCCCGTGCCGGTGCTCTGGTTCCTTGCCGGCCTGACCTGCACGGCGGAAACCTTCACGATCAAGGCCGGCGCCCAGCGCCTGGCCGCTGAGCTCGGCCTTGCCCTGGTCATGCCCGATACCAGCCCGCGTGATACCCAGATAGCCGGGGCCACGGGCGACTGGGAGTTCGGCGAGGGCGCCGGGTTTTACCTCGACGCGACCCAGGCGCCGTGGTCGGCGCGTTTCCGCATGTACAGCTATCTGGTGGATGAGCTTCCCCGCCTGGTTCAGGAGCGCTTCCCCGTGGATATGGGCCGGCAGGGCATCTTTGGGCATTCCATGGGCGGCCATGGCGCGTTGACCCTGGCCCTGCGCAACCCGGGCAGGTACCGCTCCCTATCCGCCTTTGCGCCGATCGTGGCGCCCGCCCAGGTGCCCTGGGGGCAGAAGGCGTTTCCGCGTTACCTCGGCGATGACAAGAAAGCGTGGCGCAGGCACGACGCCACCGCACTGATCGAGGACGGTGCCCGCTTCAGCGGCACCATCCTGATCGACCAGGGCGAGGCGGATGGTTTCCTGGTCAACCAGTTGCAGCCGCAACGTTTCGAAGCAGCCTGCGAGGACGCGAAACAGCCGCTCGATCTACGCATGCATGCCGGCTACGACCACAGCTACTACTTCATCCAGTCGTTCGTGGAAGATCACCTGCGCCATCACGCGAAAGTGCTGGCCGCATGA
- the hutG gene encoding N-formylglutamate deformylase codes for MTPYSLHRGTAPLLISLPHNGSVIPDEIAARMKRPARRSPDTDWHVAELYDFARGMGASVIRPVVSRYVVDLNRPADGHALYPGKKETGLVPTIMFDGHDIYRGGAEPEAGEIADRVKHWWKPYHRALWDELSRLRKLHGHVVLWDGHSIRSHVPMLFDGKLPDLNLGTADGISCHADLQAKVTAILEAQNDYSFVANGRFKGGYITRNYGKPEEGISAIQLELSQVTYMDEDSFEYLPKQAARVQVLIGEMLQACLDGAKALSP; via the coding sequence ATGACCCCGTATTCCCTGCACCGCGGCACCGCGCCGCTCCTGATCAGCCTGCCGCACAACGGCAGCGTCATTCCCGATGAGATCGCCGCGCGCATGAAGCGGCCCGCGCGCCGCTCGCCGGATACGGACTGGCATGTGGCGGAACTCTACGACTTCGCCCGCGGCATGGGGGCGAGCGTCATCCGCCCTGTGGTGTCGCGCTACGTGGTGGACCTGAACCGCCCGGCCGATGGCCACGCGCTTTACCCGGGCAAGAAGGAAACCGGGTTGGTGCCGACCATCATGTTCGATGGCCACGACATCTACCGCGGTGGCGCCGAGCCCGAGGCCGGGGAGATCGCCGACCGCGTGAAGCACTGGTGGAAGCCCTACCACCGCGCCTTGTGGGACGAGCTCAGCCGGCTTCGCAAGCTGCATGGCCATGTGGTGTTGTGGGATGGGCATTCCATCCGTAGCCACGTACCCATGCTGTTCGACGGCAAGCTGCCAGACCTGAACCTGGGCACCGCGGATGGCATCAGCTGCCATGCCGACCTGCAGGCGAAGGTCACGGCGATCCTCGAGGCGCAGAACGATTATTCGTTCGTGGCGAACGGCCGCTTCAAGGGTGGCTACATCACCCGCAACTACGGCAAGCCGGAGGAAGGCATCAGTGCCATCCAGCTCGAACTATCGCAGGTGACCTACATGGACGAAGACAGCTTCGAGTACCTGCCCAAGCAGGCCGCGCGCGTTCAGGTGCTGATCGGCGAGATGCTGCAGGCCTGCCTGGATGGTGCGAAGGCACTCTCCCCATAG
- the rimJ gene encoding ribosomal protein S5-alanine N-acetyltransferase produces the protein MSEPVRMRTPRLLIRLLDIEEAELLLRYRVENREHLRPWEPLRNASHYTLEGCRQTIEAGLEAARSDRGFPFVMLTPDSSEMVGSFTFANVVRGVFQACHLGYGIGHRHEGKGLMFEALDAAVRYAFGPLDFHRVMANYMPRNDRSGRLLERLGFEKEGYAKRYLKIEGLWEDHVLTAKVRTQG, from the coding sequence ATGAGCGAACCCGTCCGCATGCGCACGCCGCGCCTGCTCATCCGCCTTCTTGATATCGAGGAGGCGGAGCTGCTGCTGCGCTACCGCGTGGAAAACCGTGAACACCTGCGGCCGTGGGAACCCTTGCGCAACGCATCGCACTACACGCTGGAAGGGTGCCGGCAGACGATCGAGGCCGGCCTGGAAGCCGCGCGCTCCGATCGCGGGTTTCCCTTTGTCATGCTGACGCCGGACAGCAGCGAAATGGTCGGTAGCTTCACCTTCGCCAACGTGGTGCGCGGCGTATTCCAGGCCTGCCACCTCGGTTATGGCATCGGCCACAGGCATGAGGGCAAGGGCCTCATGTTCGAGGCGCTGGACGCGGCGGTACGCTATGCCTTTGGCCCGCTGGATTTCCACCGGGTGATGGCGAACTACATGCCGCGCAACGACCGCAGTGGCCGCCTGCTGGAACGCCTTGGCTTTGAAAAGGAAGGCTATGCCAAGCGCTACCTGAAGATCGAAGGTCTATGGGAAGACCACGTGCTCACGGCAAAGGTCAGAACGCAGGGGTAA
- a CDS encoding class I SAM-dependent methyltransferase — protein MIPDRYARRRIASRFSQRGDRFYIHGKLATDPVYSACAMAIAGRRLPLLDIGCGLGILGHYLHACDALDGYLGLDNDPRKIAMGQEAAERAGLAGTLTLRQDDATSPQGLRGHVAMLDVLHYLPEERQTVLLANAVDHLSDDGVLILRTVLRDSSWRFRATVLEERFIKAVGWIPGGAQYFPTEGDIRLALEPRGIHVHFRPLFGRTPYNSWLMIASRHARSR, from the coding sequence ATGATTCCAGACCGCTATGCGCGGCGGCGCATTGCCTCCCGCTTCAGCCAGCGGGGCGATCGTTTCTACATCCACGGCAAGCTCGCCACCGATCCTGTGTATTCGGCGTGCGCCATGGCCATCGCAGGCCGGCGCCTGCCCTTGCTCGATATCGGTTGCGGGTTGGGCATTCTTGGTCATTACCTGCATGCGTGTGACGCACTGGATGGGTACCTCGGCCTCGACAACGATCCGCGCAAGATCGCCATGGGCCAGGAAGCGGCCGAACGCGCCGGCCTCGCTGGCACGCTCACGTTACGCCAGGACGATGCGACATCACCGCAGGGCCTGCGCGGCCATGTCGCCATGCTGGATGTCCTCCACTACCTGCCCGAAGAACGCCAGACGGTGTTGCTGGCCAACGCGGTGGACCATCTCTCCGACGATGGCGTGCTGATTCTGCGAACGGTTTTGCGCGACAGCTCATGGCGTTTCCGCGCCACGGTCTTGGAAGAGCGCTTTATCAAGGCCGTGGGATGGATCCCCGGCGGCGCCCAGTATTTTCCCACGGAGGGCGATATTCGCCTTGCGCTGGAGCCTCGGGGCATCCATGTGCACTTCCGCCCCCTTTTTGGCCGCACCCCCTATAACAGCTGGCTGATGATTGCTTCACGCCACGCCAGGAGCCGGTAA
- the gorA gene encoding glutathione-disulfide reductase: protein MSHEAFDLIVIGGGSGGLASAIRAAKHGAKVVLVEPRELGGLCVNHGCVPKKAMWYAAQMAEAQYIAHDYGFTDKPGTLDWPGFIARRQAYIERIHGSYRQQLDKWGVTLVHATARFIDSRRIAVGDRVLTAPHIIIATGSSSNRLDKPGFDLGVSSDGFFDLRACPKRTAIVGGGYVAVELAGVLRALGSEVDLYVRNRLMGGFDEEMAYQLGEEMTKHGIAINYECQIEAVHGTPGALMLDCDRGTNPGPYDLLIWAVGRHGNTASLDLAAIGLGTNGDGQIDVDDFQETGVPGVYAVGDVTQRMALTPVAVNAGRKLADRLFGNLPKSKLDYQNIPSVVFSHPPLGTVGMSEQEAREAFGDDVHLYKQTFVPMQLALAHRPMYVRFKLICVGEDSRIVGMQMLGPGVDEILQGFAVAVKMGATKADLDATMAIHPTSAEEMVTMGDRVPG, encoded by the coding sequence ATGTCCCATGAAGCCTTCGACCTAATCGTGATCGGGGGAGGCTCCGGCGGCCTGGCATCGGCGATACGCGCTGCAAAACACGGTGCAAAAGTGGTCCTCGTGGAACCACGTGAGTTGGGTGGCTTGTGCGTCAACCACGGCTGTGTGCCGAAGAAGGCCATGTGGTACGCCGCGCAGATGGCCGAGGCCCAGTACATCGCGCACGATTATGGCTTCACCGATAAGCCAGGCACGCTCGATTGGCCAGGCTTCATCGCGCGGCGCCAGGCTTACATCGAGCGCATCCATGGCAGCTACCGGCAGCAGCTCGATAAATGGGGCGTGACGCTCGTGCACGCCACGGCGCGTTTCATCGATTCGCGGCGCATTGCCGTCGGCGACCGCGTGCTTACCGCGCCGCACATCATCATCGCCACGGGGTCGTCGTCGAACCGTCTGGATAAACCAGGGTTCGATCTTGGCGTATCGTCCGATGGGTTCTTCGACCTGCGAGCGTGCCCGAAGCGGACGGCCATTGTGGGCGGGGGTTACGTGGCCGTGGAGCTCGCGGGTGTATTGCGCGCGCTGGGCAGTGAGGTGGACCTGTACGTCCGCAACCGGCTGATGGGTGGGTTCGACGAGGAGATGGCGTACCAGCTTGGCGAGGAGATGACCAAGCATGGCATCGCGATCAATTACGAATGCCAGATCGAAGCTGTTCATGGCACCCCAGGTGCCCTGATGCTCGATTGCGATAGAGGGACGAACCCTGGGCCCTACGACCTCTTGATATGGGCCGTGGGCCGCCACGGCAATACGGCATCGCTGGACCTTGCCGCCATCGGCCTGGGCACTAACGGTGACGGGCAGATCGACGTCGACGATTTCCAGGAAACCGGCGTGCCGGGTGTGTACGCCGTGGGCGATGTCACCCAGCGGATGGCGCTGACGCCGGTCGCGGTGAACGCCGGTCGCAAGCTGGCCGATCGCCTGTTCGGCAACCTGCCGAAGTCGAAACTCGATTACCAGAACATCCCCAGTGTGGTGTTTTCGCACCCCCCGCTGGGCACCGTGGGCATGAGCGAGCAGGAGGCCCGCGAGGCGTTCGGTGACGATGTACACCTCTATAAGCAGACCTTCGTACCCATGCAGCTGGCGCTTGCCCATCGGCCCATGTACGTACGCTTCAAACTCATCTGCGTGGGGGAGGATTCGCGCATCGTCGGCATGCAGATGCTGGGCCCCGGCGTCGACGAAATCCTGCAGGGCTTTGCCGTGGCGGTGAAGATGGGGGCAACAAAGGCCGACCTCGATGCCACGATGGCCATCCACCCCACCTCCGCTGAAGAAATGGTCACCATGGGTGATCGCGTCCCCGGTTGA
- a CDS encoding organic hydroperoxide resistance protein — MSNVSKIEKVLYTAHAEVAGGREGHVKSSDGLIDLQLRLPKEMGGNGGGSNPEQLFAAGYAACFEGAVRFVAGQKKVKVDGASVKSEVGIGPRQGSGFAINVKLAVSLPGVDDATAQEIVKTAHEDICPYSHATRGNIDVDVSVNGKALA, encoded by the coding sequence ATGAGCAACGTGTCGAAAATCGAAAAAGTCCTCTATACCGCCCACGCTGAAGTCGCCGGCGGCCGCGAGGGTCATGTGAAGAGCAGCGACGGCCTGATCGACCTGCAGCTTCGCCTGCCGAAGGAAATGGGCGGCAATGGCGGTGGCAGCAATCCGGAACAGCTGTTTGCAGCCGGTTACGCCGCTTGCTTCGAAGGCGCCGTGCGCTTCGTGGCTGGCCAAAAGAAGGTCAAGGTCGATGGCGCCTCCGTGAAGAGCGAAGTCGGCATCGGTCCGCGCCAGGGTTCGGGTTTTGCGATCAACGTGAAGCTGGCAGTCAGCCTGCCGGGCGTGGATGACGCCACTGCCCAGGAAATCGTCAAGACCGCCCACGAAGACATCTGCCCGTACTCGCACGCCACCCGCGGCAACATCGACGTGGACGTGAGCGTGAACGGCAAGGCGCTCGCTTAA
- a CDS encoding MFS transporter translates to MPLPAALRELNHTQRHTVIASFLGWTLDAFDYFLLTFVILAVAHEFNVPEAEVTYGLFLTLAARPLGALIFGRLADRYGRRPVLMFDIVLFSVLEIACAFAPSLAVLLGLRFLFGIAMGGEWGIGASLAMESIPPKSRGFVSGLLQSGYPCGFFLAALANWLLVDHIGWRGLFVVGALPALLVLYIRRKVPESPVWEERKSKPREGLMVAMRGHWKLFVYLMLLMAAFNMFSHGSQDMYPTFVQETLKIPAGSATAFMLTALLNFGALAGGLTFGAMSERIGRRKAIIIAALLAIPVIPLWMYGGSLLLLGLGAFFIQVMVQGAWGVVPTHLNELSPDAVRGTLPGFAYQMGNLLAAITATAQTWLADQRGGDFAFAMSVWIAAVAVLLAVLTWLGPEARGRGFGRDRGAA, encoded by the coding sequence ATGCCGTTACCTGCCGCGCTGCGCGAACTGAACCACACCCAGCGGCACACGGTCATCGCCAGCTTCCTCGGCTGGACCCTCGATGCATTCGATTACTTCCTCCTGACCTTCGTGATCCTGGCGGTGGCGCATGAGTTCAACGTGCCCGAGGCCGAAGTCACCTACGGCTTGTTCCTGACCCTTGCGGCACGTCCCCTGGGTGCATTGATCTTTGGCCGCCTGGCTGATCGTTATGGCCGCCGACCGGTATTGATGTTCGACATCGTGCTGTTCTCCGTGCTCGAGATTGCCTGCGCCTTCGCGCCCAGCCTCGCCGTGCTGCTGGGCCTGCGCTTCCTGTTCGGCATCGCCATGGGCGGTGAATGGGGTATTGGCGCATCGCTGGCCATGGAGTCCATTCCGCCGAAATCACGCGGCTTCGTATCGGGCCTCCTGCAAAGTGGCTACCCCTGCGGATTTTTCCTGGCCGCCCTGGCCAACTGGCTGCTGGTGGATCACATCGGCTGGCGTGGTCTGTTCGTCGTGGGTGCACTGCCGGCGCTGCTGGTCCTGTATATCCGCCGCAAGGTCCCTGAATCGCCGGTGTGGGAAGAACGCAAAAGCAAGCCTCGCGAAGGCCTGATGGTTGCCATGCGCGGGCACTGGAAGCTGTTCGTTTACCTCATGCTGCTGATGGCCGCGTTCAACATGTTCAGCCACGGCTCGCAGGATATGTACCCGACCTTCGTGCAGGAAACGCTGAAGATCCCGGCGGGCTCGGCCACGGCATTCATGCTCACGGCACTGCTTAACTTCGGCGCGCTCGCCGGCGGCCTGACCTTTGGTGCGATGTCGGAACGAATCGGCCGGCGCAAGGCGATCATCATTGCCGCCCTGCTGGCGATCCCCGTCATCCCGTTGTGGATGTACGGCGGCTCGCTGCTGCTGTTGGGCCTGGGTGCCTTCTTCATCCAGGTGATGGTGCAGGGTGCCTGGGGCGTGGTGCCCACCCACCTCAACGAGCTGTCGCCCGATGCCGTGCGCGGCACGTTGCCCGGCTTTGCCTACCAGATGGGCAACCTGCTGGCTGCCATCACGGCCACGGCACAAACCTGGCTGGCCGACCAGCGCGGGGGCGATTTCGCCTTCGCCATGTCGGTGTGGATCGCGGCGGTGGCCGTCCTGCTGGCGGTACTGACCTGGCTGGGCCCCGAGGCCCGCGGCCGGGGCTTTGGCCGGGACCGCGGGGCGGCGTGA
- a CDS encoding NAD(P)/FAD-dependent oxidoreductase, whose product MDRSRSDVLIMGGGVVGLACALYLLKAGASVRVLEQHTPGSGSSHGNCGTVTPSHAGPLTMPGMVGTALRSMLRKDAPLYVNPLPDPERARWLLGFARRCTWRDFQRAGEARGAILERSRALIGELIASDDLACEFEDVGELYVYRDERALQHDRAHVELLRRLGMDVRMLIGDDVLALEPSLREGVVGGLLHPGDARLRPDLYVAELARRVRELGGAIETGARIDSFVIEGARITHVRTTGGVFTGDRIVMALGAWSPLVSKLLDIRLPMQPGKGYSLTWDKPPVNAPTHSLVLREAAVCVTPWVSGYRLGSTMEFSGFSEGLNDVRIDALRRGAAAYLHEPEGQGEVTPWWGWRPMSVDEVPIIGPSSQWSNLVYATAHGMLGISMSAATGELVAGLLAGPAPVLDAAPYSPARFGL is encoded by the coding sequence ATGGATAGATCCCGAAGCGATGTGCTGATCATGGGCGGGGGTGTGGTCGGCCTGGCTTGTGCGCTTTACCTGCTGAAAGCTGGCGCGAGTGTGCGTGTACTCGAACAGCACACGCCTGGCAGCGGTAGTTCACATGGCAACTGTGGCACCGTGACCCCGAGCCACGCCGGCCCCCTGACCATGCCGGGCATGGTGGGCACGGCCCTGCGCTCGATGCTGCGCAAGGACGCCCCGCTGTACGTGAACCCGCTGCCTGATCCGGAGCGTGCGCGTTGGCTGCTCGGATTTGCCAGGCGTTGCACCTGGCGTGACTTCCAGCGCGCGGGTGAAGCCCGTGGGGCCATCCTTGAGCGGTCGCGCGCCCTCATCGGCGAACTGATCGCCAGCGACGATCTTGCCTGCGAGTTCGAGGACGTCGGCGAGCTCTATGTGTATCGCGATGAGCGAGCGCTGCAGCATGATCGCGCCCACGTTGAGCTGCTACGCCGCCTCGGCATGGATGTGCGGATGCTCATAGGCGATGACGTCCTGGCTCTTGAACCGTCCTTGCGCGAGGGCGTCGTGGGCGGCCTCCTGCACCCCGGCGATGCGCGATTGCGGCCCGACCTTTACGTGGCCGAGCTGGCGCGGCGTGTCCGAGAACTGGGTGGCGCGATCGAAACCGGAGCCCGCATCGATTCGTTCGTGATCGAGGGTGCGCGCATCACGCATGTGCGCACGACCGGTGGCGTGTTCACGGGCGATCGCATTGTGATGGCCCTCGGTGCGTGGTCTCCGCTAGTAAGCAAGTTGCTCGATATTCGCCTGCCCATGCAGCCTGGCAAGGGCTATTCGCTGACTTGGGACAAGCCGCCGGTGAACGCACCCACGCATTCGCTCGTGCTCCGCGAAGCGGCGGTATGCGTGACGCCATGGGTGTCCGGGTATCGCCTGGGCAGCACCATGGAGTTCTCCGGCTTCAGCGAAGGCCTGAACGATGTGCGCATCGACGCGCTTCGCCGCGGTGCCGCCGCGTATCTGCACGAACCCGAAGGGCAGGGCGAAGTCACCCCATGGTGGGGCTGGCGGCCGATGAGCGTGGATGAAGTGCCGATCATTGGACCAAGCTCGCAGTGGTCGAACCTGGTGTACGCCACGGCACACGGGATGCTTGGCATCAGCATGTCCGCGGCCACCGGCGAATTGGTGGCCGGCCTGCTCGCGGGGCCGGCGCCCGTGCTGGATGCGGCGCCCTATTCACCCGCGCGCTTCGGGCTTTAG
- a CDS encoding C40 family peptidase produces the protein MHPAILSIRPRRTMGYVAMGAALALLAACGSSPHRPSSSQRNNPASAVPLAKNLNWSTKPAAAPPADAANDVLFRAIGLVGTPYRWGGNTPAGGFDCSGLVNYIYLTSTGLRLPRTSTEMAALDKPKVGESDLESGDLVFFGRGHVTHVGVYVGKGRFVHAPNSGGTVRLDELDGAYWKENFVYGRRVLN, from the coding sequence ATGCACCCAGCCATACTTAGCATTCGCCCACGTCGCACCATGGGGTACGTTGCGATGGGTGCCGCGCTGGCCCTGCTCGCCGCCTGCGGCAGCAGTCCGCACCGCCCCTCGTCGTCGCAACGGAACAATCCGGCCTCGGCCGTGCCGCTGGCAAAGAACCTCAACTGGTCGACAAAGCCTGCCGCCGCGCCGCCCGCCGATGCGGCCAATGATGTGCTGTTCCGTGCGATCGGCCTGGTCGGTACCCCGTACCGTTGGGGCGGCAATACCCCTGCGGGCGGCTTCGATTGCAGCGGCCTGGTTAACTACATCTACCTGACATCCACCGGCCTGCGCCTGCCCCGCACCTCCACCGAGATGGCTGCGCTCGACAAGCCCAAGGTCGGCGAATCGGACCTTGAAAGCGGTGACCTGGTCTTTTTTGGCCGCGGCCACGTCACGCATGTTGGCGTTTACGTGGGCAAGGGCCGTTTCGTCCACGCCCCCAATTCCGGCGGCACGGTGCGCCTCGACGAGCTCGACGGCGCCTATTGGAAGGAAAATTTCGTCTATGGTCGACGCGTTCTAAACTGA
- a CDS encoding DEAD/DEAH box helicase produces MSFESLGLAPALLRALGEAGYEKPTPIQAAAIPEVLAGHDLMAAAQTGTGKTAAFLLPVLHKLANSDFREGRRPIRVLILTPTRELAAQVQDNLSDYAKYVRISSTVIFGGVGMGNQLHALRRGVEVVVATPGRLIDHMMQRSVDLSKVEVLVLDEADRMLDMGFLPALKRILSAVPQKRQTLLFSATFAPEIKALAQQFMRDPREVSTAPANTVANTVTHRVHPVDAAKKRDLLLHLLAQDSRRQTLVFSRTKHGADKLVRFLEAAGLRAAAIHGNKSQNARTRALSDFKSGRTTVLVATDIAARGIDIDQLPVVINFDLPMVAEDYVHRIGRTGRAGAEGQAVSLVSHDESGLLRDIRRLLKSDLELVNVEGFEPSTPLRLDAGAPRPKQQQRQAGGGGGQRQGQGQGQRQGGQRHAGGGQGEGGQGRSGNGGRPSSHRPHGHSAAGTGENTGNHKRRRQRRGPATNKA; encoded by the coding sequence ATGTCCTTTGAATCGCTGGGCCTCGCGCCCGCGTTGCTGCGCGCGCTTGGTGAAGCCGGGTACGAGAAGCCGACCCCGATCCAGGCCGCCGCCATTCCCGAGGTCCTCGCAGGCCACGACCTGATGGCCGCCGCCCAGACCGGCACCGGCAAGACCGCCGCCTTCCTGCTCCCCGTCCTGCACAAGCTCGCCAACTCCGATTTCCGGGAAGGCCGCCGCCCCATCCGCGTGCTCATCCTTACGCCGACCCGCGAACTCGCGGCACAGGTCCAGGACAACCTCTCGGACTACGCCAAGTACGTGCGCATCAGCAGCACGGTGATCTTCGGTGGCGTTGGCATGGGTAACCAGCTGCACGCCCTGCGCCGTGGCGTCGAAGTCGTCGTGGCCACGCCGGGCCGCCTCATCGACCACATGATGCAGCGTTCGGTCGACCTCTCGAAGGTGGAAGTGCTCGTGCTGGATGAGGCCGACCGCATGCTCGACATGGGCTTCCTGCCGGCACTGAAGCGGATCCTCTCCGCCGTGCCGCAGAAGCGCCAGACGCTGTTGTTCTCGGCCACGTTCGCGCCGGAAATCAAGGCGCTTGCGCAACAGTTCATGCGCGATCCGCGTGAGGTTTCCACGGCCCCGGCCAACACCGTGGCAAACACCGTGACGCACCGCGTGCACCCGGTGGATGCAGCGAAGAAGCGTGACCTGCTGCTGCACCTGCTCGCGCAGGACAGCCGCCGCCAGACGCTCGTCTTCAGCCGCACGAAGCACGGCGCGGACAAGCTCGTCCGTTTCCTGGAGGCCGCCGGCCTGCGCGCCGCCGCCATCCACGGCAACAAGAGCCAGAACGCCCGTACCCGCGCCCTGTCCGATTTCAAGAGCGGCCGCACGACGGTGCTGGTGGCCACCGATATCGCCGCGCGCGGTATCGATATCGACCAGCTGCCGGTGGTAATCAACTTCGACCTGCCGATGGTGGCCGAGGATTACGTACACCGCATCGGCCGCACCGGCCGTGCCGGCGCCGAAGGCCAGGCCGTATCGCTGGTTAGCCACGATGAATCGGGCCTGCTGCGCGATATCCGCCGCCTGCTGAAATCCGACCTTGAACTGGTGAACGTGGAAGGCTTCGAGCCGAGCACGCCGCTGCGCCTGGATGCCGGTGCGCCGCGTCCCAAGCAGCAGCAGCGCCAGGCGGGTGGTGGCGGTGGCCAGCGCCAGGGTCAAGGCCAGGGCCAGCGCCAGGGTGGCCAGCGCCACGCCGGTGGCGGCCAGGGCGAAGGTGGCCAGGGCCGCTCGGGCAACGGCGGCCGCCCGTCCTCGCACCGCCCGCATGGCCATTCGGCGGCGGGTACGGGCGAGAACACCGGTAACCACAAGCGCCGTCGCCAGCGCCGTGGGCCGGCCACGAACAAGGCCTGA
- a CDS encoding EF-hand domain-containing protein, which yields MQYPRLIVSLAFAGSLAAGAAFAQSAPSPAPQPAAHPQVEASGQSPHASTPGASGESTGAPAYADLDKDGKGITRGQVPKDVEALKQLRAHFGEADLDHNGRLSAAEYNAYVNKSSVPQQN from the coding sequence ATGCAGTATCCGCGCTTGATCGTTTCCCTTGCTTTCGCAGGTTCACTGGCCGCGGGCGCTGCGTTCGCCCAATCGGCACCATCACCCGCGCCCCAGCCCGCCGCTCACCCACAGGTCGAGGCAAGCGGGCAGAGTCCGCACGCTTCCACGCCGGGCGCGTCGGGTGAATCCACGGGAGCACCGGCGTATGCCGATCTCGACAAGGACGGCAAGGGGATTACGAGGGGCCAGGTTCCGAAGGACGTTGAAGCGTTGAAGCAGCTTCGTGCGCACTTTGGCGAAGCCGACCTGGATCACAATGGCCGACTCAGCGCCGCCGAGTACAATGCCTACGTCAACAAGAGCAGCGTCCCGCAACAAAACTGA